From Shewanella psychrophila, a single genomic window includes:
- the nqrF gene encoding NADH:ubiquinone reductase (Na(+)-transporting) subunit F, which translates to MDILKSTPLEVYLGVSMFTAIVLGLVLIILFAKSKLVNSGDITIGINDDPEKGIKLPAGGKLLGALAESGIFVSSACGGGGTCGQCKVHIKSGGGDILPTELDHISKGEAREGCRLSCQVSVKTDMEIELEDEIFGVKKWECTVISNDNKATFIKELKLQIPGGDSVPFRAGGYIQIEAPVHHVKYADFDIPAEYRGDWEHFGFFKLESQVEDETIRAYSMANYPEEAGIIMLNVRIATPPPRNLTLPCGKMSSYIFSLKEGDKVTISGPFGEFFAKETDNEMIFVGGGAGMAPMRSHIFDQLKRLKTDRKISFWYGARSKREMFYVEDFDGLSSDNENFDWHVALSDPQPEDNWEGKTGFIHNVLYESYLRDHDAPEDCEFYMCGPPMMNAAVIGMLKDLGVEDENILLDDFGG; encoded by the coding sequence ATGGATATTCTTAAATCTACTCCACTCGAGGTTTACCTCGGTGTGAGTATGTTTACTGCTATCGTCTTAGGTTTGGTACTAATCATCTTGTTTGCCAAGTCAAAGTTGGTCAACAGTGGTGACATTACAATTGGTATCAATGATGATCCTGAGAAAGGCATCAAACTGCCTGCAGGTGGCAAGCTACTAGGTGCATTGGCTGAGAGCGGTATTTTCGTCTCTAGTGCATGTGGTGGTGGTGGTACTTGTGGTCAGTGTAAAGTACATATTAAATCGGGTGGCGGTGATATTTTGCCAACTGAGCTGGATCATATCAGTAAAGGTGAGGCTCGTGAGGGCTGTCGTTTATCTTGCCAGGTAAGCGTTAAAACCGATATGGAAATTGAGCTCGAAGATGAGATCTTCGGTGTTAAGAAGTGGGAATGTACCGTTATCTCTAACGATAACAAGGCCACTTTCATTAAAGAGCTTAAGCTTCAAATTCCAGGTGGCGATTCAGTTCCGTTCCGCGCCGGTGGTTATATTCAAATTGAAGCGCCTGTACACCATGTTAAATATGCAGATTTTGATATTCCTGCTGAATACCGTGGTGACTGGGAGCACTTTGGCTTCTTCAAGCTAGAGTCTCAAGTAGAAGATGAAACCATCCGTGCATACTCTATGGCGAACTATCCTGAAGAGGCTGGTATCATCATGTTGAACGTGCGTATTGCAACACCTCCGCCACGTAACCTAACTCTGCCTTGCGGTAAGATGTCTTCGTACATCTTCAGCTTGAAAGAGGGTGATAAGGTCACAATCTCTGGTCCGTTTGGTGAGTTCTTTGCTAAAGAAACTGACAATGAGATGATCTTTGTCGGTGGTGGTGCAGGTATGGCGCCTATGCGTTCTCATATCTTCGATCAGCTTAAGCGTCTTAAGACAGATCGTAAGATAAGCTTCTGGTATGGCGCGCGCTCTAAGCGTGAAATGTTCTATGTCGAAGATTTCGATGGTTTATCGTCAGATAACGAAAACTTTGATTGGCATGTTGCGCTATCAGATCCTCAGCCTGAGGATAACTGGGAAGGCAAGACTGGTTTCATTCATAATGTACTTTATGAAAGCTACTTGCGTGACCATGATGCGCCGGAAGATTGTGAATTCTACATGTGTGGTCCTCCAATGATGAATGCGGCTGTTATCGGTATGCTGAAAGATCTTGGTGTCGAAGATGAAAACATCCTTCTGGATGATTTCGGCGGCTAA
- the nqrE gene encoding NADH:ubiquinone reductase (Na(+)-transporting) subunit E: MEHYISLLIRSIFIENMALSFFLGMCTFLAVSKKVTTAMGLGIAVVVVLAISVPVNQIIYQGLLAPGALAWAGAPDADLSFLKFITFIGVIAALVQILEMVLDKFFPPLYNALGIFLPLITVNCAIFGAVSFMVERDYNLVESMVFGVGSGVGFALAIVLLAGIREKLKYADVPDGLRGLGITFVTAGLMALGFMSFSGVSL, from the coding sequence ATGGAACATTATATTAGTTTGCTAATTCGCTCTATTTTTATCGAGAACATGGCACTGTCTTTCTTCCTGGGGATGTGTACATTCCTGGCGGTATCGAAGAAAGTGACCACAGCGATGGGACTAGGTATTGCGGTTGTTGTGGTACTGGCTATTTCAGTCCCTGTTAACCAAATCATCTATCAAGGGCTGTTAGCTCCAGGTGCTTTGGCTTGGGCTGGAGCACCGGATGCTGATTTGAGCTTCCTGAAGTTCATCACCTTCATCGGTGTTATCGCAGCGTTAGTACAGATCCTTGAGATGGTGTTGGATAAGTTCTTCCCACCGCTATATAACGCTCTGGGGATCTTCCTGCCACTCATCACCGTAAACTGTGCCATCTTTGGTGCAGTCTCTTTCATGGTTGAGCGTGACTACAACCTAGTTGAAAGTATGGTGTTTGGTGTGGGTTCAGGAGTGGGCTTCGCCTTAGCTATCGTCTTGTTAGCAGGTATCCGTGAAAAGCTGAAATATGCTGATGTGCCTGATGGACTGCGTGGCTTAGGTATTACCTTCGTGACCGCAGGTCTAATGGCGCTTGGATTCATGTCGTTTTCTGGTGTGTCCCTATAA
- a CDS encoding NADH:ubiquinone reductase (Na(+)-transporting) subunit D has translation MANAKELKQVLSGPIVSNNPIALQVLGVCSALAVTSKMETALVMTIALTAVTACSNLFISMLRNHIPSSVRIIVQMTIIASLVIVVDQVLQAYAYDVAKQLSVFVGLIITNCIVMGRAEAYAMKTPPMMSFMDGIGNGLGYGAILLSVGFVRELFGNGSLFGVEILSKVSDGGWYQPNGLLLLPPSAFFLIGTLIWIIRTVKPEQVEAKG, from the coding sequence ATGGCTAACGCTAAAGAACTTAAGCAGGTTCTATCGGGACCGATTGTTAGTAATAACCCGATTGCTCTGCAAGTACTAGGTGTATGTAGTGCACTGGCAGTAACCAGTAAAATGGAAACTGCACTGGTAATGACCATTGCTTTGACCGCTGTAACAGCGTGTTCAAACTTGTTCATCTCTATGTTGCGTAACCATATTCCAAGTAGTGTACGTATCATCGTTCAGATGACTATCATTGCATCTTTGGTCATCGTGGTTGATCAGGTATTACAGGCATATGCCTACGATGTCGCTAAGCAGCTTTCGGTATTTGTTGGCTTGATTATTACCAACTGTATTGTGATGGGCCGTGCCGAAGCTTATGCGATGAAAACACCGCCAATGATGAGTTTTATGGATGGTATCGGTAATGGCTTAGGCTATGGTGCTATCTTGCTATCAGTTGGTTTTGTCCGTGAACTCTTTGGTAATGGTTCGTTATTTGGTGTTGAGATTTTAAGCAAGGTTTCAGACGGTGGCTGGTATCAGCCAAACGGTCTGTTGTTGCTACCACCAAGTGCGTTCTTCTTAATCGGTACTTTGATCTGGATCATCCGTACGGTTAAGCCAGAGCAAGTAGAAGCAAAAGGGTAA
- a CDS encoding Na(+)-translocating NADH-quinone reductase subunit C translates to MASNKDSFGRTLFVVVGLCFICSIFVSTAAVMLRPIQIENKLLDKQKYILEAAGLTKDTDAPLTKADVLTTYNKYVVAKLIDLKTGDWVEGDADSFDADKASRDVANSFKPKNDIASVKRVANTAVVYIVNDDQGQPQTVILPIKGYGLWSTMYAFLAVEPDMNTIQSLVYYAFTGSGETPGLGGEVQNPIWMAKWHGKKLYDAQGNLAISVTKNPAVAASEHGVDALSGATLTGNGVQNSLEFWLGEEGFAHFIEKVRNGGLS, encoded by the coding sequence GTGGCTAGTAACAAAGATTCCTTTGGCAGAACCCTCTTTGTGGTTGTTGGTTTATGTTTCATCTGTTCGATCTTCGTATCGACTGCAGCTGTGATGTTAAGACCAATCCAGATTGAGAATAAACTGCTCGATAAGCAAAAGTACATTCTTGAAGCTGCTGGTCTCACTAAAGATACTGATGCACCTCTGACTAAAGCCGATGTGCTTACCACATACAACAAGTATGTTGTGGCTAAGCTAATTGACCTTAAGACGGGTGATTGGGTTGAAGGTGATGCAGATTCATTCGATGCGGATAAGGCTTCTCGTGATGTGGCTAATTCATTTAAGCCTAAGAATGATATCGCTTCAGTAAAGCGTGTAGCTAACACTGCAGTTGTCTATATTGTGAATGATGATCAGGGTCAACCACAGACGGTTATTTTACCTATTAAAGGTTACGGTCTTTGGTCAACTATGTATGCATTCTTAGCCGTTGAGCCTGACATGAATACCATTCAGAGTCTGGTTTACTATGCATTTACCGGTTCGGGTGAAACTCCTGGTCTTGGTGGTGAAGTTCAAAATCCTATCTGGATGGCGAAGTGGCATGGTAAGAAGCTCTATGATGCACAAGGTAACTTAGCGATTAGCGTCACTAAGAATCCAGCTGTTGCCGCAAGCGAGCACGGTGTCGATGCGTTATCAGGTGCTACCTTGACGGGTAACGGTGTTCAAAACTCACTAGAATTTTGGTTAGGTGAGGAAGGCTTTGCTCACTTCATCGAAAAAGTTCGTAATGGAGGACTGAGCTAA
- a CDS encoding NADH:ubiquinone reductase (Na(+)-transporting) subunit B codes for MGLKELFKSVEPQFEKGGKYEKFYAIFEAAYTVFYTPGHVNKGATHVRDNLDLKRMMILVWACTFPAMFVGMYNVGLQAQDALVAGFATPDVWQVSLFGMFGTELTANSGIAALLWYGACFFVPIYAVTFAVGGIWEVLFASVRGHEVNEGFFVTSVLFALTLPATIPLWMVALGITFGVVVAKEIFGGTGRNFLNPALAGRAFLFFAYPLSMSGDTSWVAADGYSGATALSQAAQGTLEYGFSQDWWDAFLGFIPGSVGEVSTLAILIGGAVIVYARIASWRIVAGVMVGMIAVSYLLNFIGSDTNPMFAMPWYWHLVLGGFAFGMMFMATDPVSASFTNSAKWGYGILIGAMAVFIRVINPAFPEGMMLAILFANLFAPLFDHFVVQANIKRRIARG; via the coding sequence ATGGGCTTGAAAGAGTTATTTAAGAGTGTAGAGCCTCAGTTTGAGAAGGGCGGTAAATACGAAAAGTTTTACGCCATTTTCGAAGCTGCATATACGGTTTTTTACACCCCAGGTCATGTGAACAAGGGCGCAACCCATGTTCGTGATAATTTAGACCTGAAGCGTATGATGATCTTGGTGTGGGCATGTACGTTCCCTGCCATGTTCGTCGGTATGTATAACGTTGGTTTGCAAGCTCAAGATGCGCTTGTTGCCGGTTTTGCTACACCAGATGTTTGGCAGGTTAGCCTGTTCGGCATGTTTGGTACTGAGCTGACTGCCAATTCAGGTATTGCTGCCCTTTTGTGGTACGGCGCCTGTTTCTTTGTGCCTATCTATGCGGTGACATTCGCCGTCGGTGGTATCTGGGAAGTCTTGTTTGCATCGGTCCGCGGACATGAAGTTAACGAAGGCTTCTTCGTCACTTCGGTGCTATTTGCATTGACTCTACCAGCTACCATTCCTTTATGGATGGTTGCATTGGGTATCACTTTCGGTGTGGTTGTAGCCAAAGAGATCTTCGGTGGTACGGGGCGTAACTTCCTTAACCCTGCACTAGCTGGTCGTGCTTTCCTATTCTTCGCTTACCCGCTAAGCATGTCAGGTGACACCTCTTGGGTTGCAGCTGATGGTTACTCTGGTGCTACTGCACTGAGTCAAGCGGCCCAAGGCACACTTGAATACGGATTTAGCCAAGACTGGTGGGATGCCTTCCTAGGTTTCATTCCTGGTTCTGTGGGTGAAGTGTCTACTTTAGCTATCTTAATTGGTGGCGCGGTTATCGTGTACGCTCGTATTGCATCATGGCGCATCGTTGCCGGTGTAATGGTGGGCATGATTGCTGTTTCATACCTGTTGAACTTCATCGGTAGTGATACTAATCCAATGTTCGCTATGCCTTGGTACTGGCACCTTGTTTTAGGTGGTTTTGCCTTCGGTATGATGTTCATGGCGACTGACCCTGTATCGGCTTCGTTCACTAACTCAGCAAAATGGGGTTACGGGATCTTGATCGGTGCTATGGCGGTGTTTATTCGTGTCATTAACCCAGCGTTCCCTGAAGGCATGATGTTGGCCATTTTATTCGCCAACTTGTTTGCTCCACTATTTGACCATTTTGTCGTTCAGGCAAATATCAAGCGGAGGATTGCACGTGGCTAG
- a CDS encoding Na(+)-translocating NADH-quinone reductase subunit A gives MITIKKGLDLPIAGGPEQVVHDGPAIKRVATLGEEYIGLRPTMKIKVGDKVKKGQVIFEDKKNLGVKYTALASGTISEVNRGAQRVLQSVVIDIEGEESVSFAKYGAAELESLDSQLVRDNLIESGLWTALRTRPFSKAPAVDSTAAGIFVTAIDTQPLAADPEVVIGTKKADFENGLKVLSRLTQGKVFLCKAPGADIPAANAQVEEFAGKHPAGLVGTHIHFLLSASVKRTVWHVGYQDVIAIGQLFTTGELNTQRVVAIAGPKASKPRLVRTQLGASSVELTANESLDGEVRVVSGSVLSGRTATGPHAYLGRFHQQFTLLEEGREQEFIGWAMPGSDKFSITRAFLGHLSPSRLFNMTTSTGGSDRAMVPIGNYERVMPLDILPTMLLRDLVSGDTDGAVTLGALELDEEDLALCTVVCPGKYDYATYLRDCLDTIVREG, from the coding sequence ATGATTACAATAAAGAAAGGATTGGACCTGCCTATAGCAGGCGGGCCAGAGCAAGTAGTCCATGATGGCCCAGCCATTAAACGTGTAGCTACTTTGGGTGAAGAGTATATTGGCTTACGCCCCACGATGAAAATCAAAGTGGGTGATAAAGTTAAAAAAGGTCAGGTTATCTTTGAAGATAAAAAGAACCTTGGTGTTAAATATACGGCTTTAGCTAGTGGCACAATTTCAGAAGTCAACCGGGGCGCACAACGTGTTCTGCAGTCAGTCGTCATAGATATCGAAGGGGAAGAGAGTGTTTCCTTTGCTAAATATGGTGCAGCAGAATTAGAGTCGTTGGATTCGCAGCTAGTTCGAGACAACCTTATTGAATCAGGGTTGTGGACGGCATTGCGAACTCGTCCTTTCAGTAAAGCCCCAGCAGTAGACTCTACCGCTGCCGGCATCTTCGTTACCGCGATAGATACTCAACCTCTTGCTGCCGACCCTGAAGTGGTTATCGGCACGAAAAAAGCTGATTTTGAGAATGGACTTAAGGTTCTATCAAGATTGACTCAAGGTAAAGTATTCTTGTGTAAAGCACCTGGAGCCGATATTCCAGCTGCCAATGCTCAAGTCGAAGAGTTTGCAGGTAAACACCCTGCAGGTCTGGTCGGTACACATATACACTTCCTATTGTCTGCATCGGTTAAGAGAACGGTTTGGCATGTGGGTTACCAAGATGTCATTGCCATTGGTCAGCTATTTACAACCGGTGAGTTAAACACTCAACGCGTGGTAGCTATAGCGGGTCCTAAGGCGAGTAAGCCAAGACTTGTTCGCACTCAGCTAGGTGCTTCGTCTGTAGAATTGACTGCAAATGAAAGCTTAGACGGTGAAGTTCGTGTCGTTTCTGGCTCGGTCTTGAGCGGACGTACCGCCACTGGACCTCATGCTTACCTTGGTCGTTTCCATCAGCAGTTCACACTGCTTGAAGAAGGTCGAGAGCAGGAGTTTATCGGTTGGGCTATGCCTGGCAGTGATAAGTTTTCTATCACTCGCGCTTTCTTAGGTCATCTATCACCTTCGCGTCTGTTTAATATGACGACGAGTACAGGTGGTTCAGATCGAGCTATGGTACCTATCGGTAACTATGAGCGTGTGATGCCTCTGGATATTCTTCCTACTATGTTATTGCGTGACCTAGTGTCAGGCGATACCGATGGTGCTGTTACCTTAGGTGCCTTGGAATTAGATGAAGAAGATTTGGCATTGTGTACTGTCGTATGTCCGGGTAAGTATGACTATGCTACTTACCTACGTGACTGTCTAGATACGATCGTGAGGGAAGGCTAA
- the luxS gene encoding S-ribosylhomocysteine lyase yields MPLLDSFTVDHTRMQAPAVRVAKTMKTPNGDSITVFDLRFCVPNQDILSERGIHTLEHLYAGFMRDHLNGESVEIIDISPMGCRTGFYMSLIGTPSEAEVAEAWLAAMNDVLKVAEQSEIPELNEYQCGTYDMHSLEQAKGIARSIIASGISVNKNDELKLSDDILKGL; encoded by the coding sequence ATGCCATTATTAGATAGCTTTACCGTCGATCATACTCGCATGCAGGCCCCTGCGGTTCGTGTGGCGAAAACCATGAAGACGCCTAACGGTGATTCAATCACAGTATTTGATCTGCGTTTCTGTGTGCCGAATCAAGATATCTTAAGTGAGCGGGGCATACATACCTTAGAGCACCTTTACGCTGGCTTTATGCGTGACCACCTCAATGGCGAGTCTGTTGAAATCATCGATATCTCTCCCATGGGCTGTCGTACTGGCTTCTATATGAGCCTGATAGGTACGCCTAGCGAGGCGGAAGTGGCCGAGGCTTGGTTAGCGGCAATGAATGATGTACTGAAAGTCGCCGAGCAATCTGAGATCCCCGAGCTCAATGAATACCAATGTGGCACTTATGACATGCATTCTTTGGAGCAAGCTAAGGGGATTGCACGGTCGATAATTGCTTCTGGGATAAGCGTTAATAAGAATGACGAGCTAAAGCTCAGCGATGACATTTTGAAAGGTTTGTGA
- a CDS encoding TRAP transporter substrate-binding protein, translating to MSKLRLVLIVMTGLLLNACGGESKLVSVTDTAKAEAIEWKLVTSWPKNFPGLGMGPERFALLVDEMSNGRLKIKVYGAGELMPAFEVFDAVSQGTVQMGHSAAYYWKGKTPAAQFFTSIPFGLNAQEMNGWLHYGGGMELWEEVYEPFGILPLAGGNTGVQMGGWFNKEINSMADLKGLKMRLPGLGGEVLKRVGGVPVTLPGRELYTALQTGAIDATEWVGPFNDLAFGLHKAAKFYYYPGWHEPGTTLEFIINKQAFANLSGDLQAIVRVASRAINQDMLDEYTSKHVIALESLINEHDVIIKQFPDEVMKALAKVSKVVIKEQSQQDDTMKKVYDAYMEYQAGVRKYHLISEDAYSRLRQ from the coding sequence ATGAGCAAATTAAGGTTAGTCTTGATTGTAATGACGGGCTTGCTTCTCAATGCTTGTGGCGGGGAGAGCAAGCTGGTAAGTGTTACCGATACTGCTAAGGCTGAAGCTATCGAATGGAAATTGGTGACTTCCTGGCCTAAGAACTTTCCGGGGCTTGGCATGGGGCCAGAGCGATTTGCACTGCTGGTGGATGAAATGTCCAATGGCAGGCTCAAGATTAAGGTTTATGGTGCCGGTGAGCTTATGCCTGCTTTCGAGGTGTTCGACGCCGTCAGTCAAGGTACAGTGCAGATGGGGCATAGTGCGGCTTATTATTGGAAGGGCAAGACGCCTGCGGCGCAGTTTTTCACTTCGATCCCCTTTGGGTTAAATGCTCAGGAGATGAATGGCTGGCTGCATTACGGCGGTGGCATGGAGCTTTGGGAGGAAGTTTATGAGCCTTTTGGGATCTTACCCTTAGCTGGTGGCAATACCGGGGTACAGATGGGGGGCTGGTTTAATAAAGAGATTAACTCTATGGCAGATCTCAAAGGACTTAAGATGCGCCTGCCAGGACTTGGGGGAGAAGTACTTAAGCGAGTTGGTGGTGTGCCCGTCACATTACCAGGTCGTGAGCTATATACCGCATTACAAACTGGGGCCATTGATGCAACCGAATGGGTGGGGCCATTTAACGATCTTGCCTTCGGCTTACATAAGGCCGCTAAGTTCTACTATTATCCTGGATGGCACGAACCTGGCACCACCCTTGAGTTTATTATCAATAAGCAGGCATTCGCCAACTTGTCTGGGGATCTACAGGCTATCGTCAGGGTTGCCTCTCGGGCGATTAACCAAGATATGCTCGATGAATATACCAGCAAGCATGTGATAGCACTGGAGTCACTCATCAATGAACATGATGTCATCATTAAACAATTTCCAGATGAAGTGATGAAAGCGTTAGCTAAGGTATCTAAGGTGGTAATAAAAGAGCAGTCCCAGCAAGATGACACCATGAAAAAAGTTTATGATGCTTATATGGAGTATCAAGCCGGGGTAAGAAAATATCACCTGATCTCGGAAGATGCTTATAGTAGATTAAGGCAGTAG
- a CDS encoding TRAP transporter large permease — MLGYPVALTLAGVALLFAGVSSLFGIFDTSLLGILPNRLYGVINNPILMAVPLFVFMGVVLEKSKVAEQLLTSMAELFGRFRGGLIFSVFFVGMLLAASTGIVGATVVTMGLMSLPSLLKRGYDPAFSAGAICATGTLGQIIPPSIALVLLGDVLSNAYQQAQLQMGIFSPKSVSVGDLFAGALLPGLLLLALYCLYTLLLIRFKPEQFPEPIEPKRVDLAFILQTFGALVPPLLLIFMVLGSILFGIATPTEAASVGAFGALIIALMKRQMSVSILKEVMLSTTKVTSMVFLILIGASIFSLVFRGLGGEELIHQVFSSMPGGVIGATILVMLVIFLLGFILDFIEITFVVVPLVAPILLSMGLDPIWLGIMIAVNLQTSFLTPPFGFALFYLRGVTKDLVTSGQIYRGVIPFVIIQLLLMLILSVWPGVVTWLPSVIYR; from the coding sequence ATGCTTGGCTACCCGGTGGCACTGACCTTAGCCGGGGTCGCATTACTCTTCGCTGGGGTAAGTTCCCTGTTTGGCATCTTCGACACTAGCCTATTAGGCATTTTGCCTAATAGGCTGTATGGCGTGATAAATAATCCCATCTTGATGGCAGTACCTCTATTTGTGTTTATGGGCGTAGTGCTTGAAAAATCAAAAGTTGCCGAACAGCTTCTGACTAGCATGGCCGAGTTATTTGGCCGGTTTCGTGGCGGACTTATTTTTAGTGTCTTCTTTGTCGGCATGTTGTTGGCTGCCAGCACCGGAATTGTCGGCGCGACAGTGGTTACCATGGGGCTGATGTCGCTGCCCAGCTTATTAAAGCGTGGCTACGATCCCGCCTTTAGCGCCGGTGCTATTTGTGCCACTGGCACATTAGGTCAGATAATTCCGCCTTCTATCGCGTTAGTCTTACTCGGTGATGTGCTCTCTAATGCCTATCAACAGGCACAATTGCAGATGGGGATTTTTAGCCCGAAATCTGTGTCGGTTGGCGATCTCTTTGCCGGGGCTTTACTGCCGGGGCTACTATTACTCGCCCTGTATTGTCTCTATACCTTATTGCTGATCCGTTTTAAGCCTGAACAGTTTCCCGAGCCAATAGAGCCCAAGCGAGTAGATCTTGCCTTTATATTGCAAACCTTCGGAGCGCTGGTCCCACCTTTATTACTCATCTTTATGGTATTGGGTTCGATTTTGTTTGGAATCGCTACACCGACAGAGGCCGCCTCTGTCGGCGCATTCGGTGCTCTGATTATCGCATTAATGAAACGGCAGATGTCTGTTTCGATACTTAAAGAGGTGATGTTAAGCACCACTAAAGTTACTTCTATGGTGTTCTTGATTTTAATCGGCGCATCTATCTTTTCTCTGGTCTTTCGTGGACTGGGGGGAGAGGAGCTCATACACCAAGTGTTTAGCAGTATGCCCGGAGGCGTTATCGGTGCCACTATCTTGGTTATGTTGGTGATTTTCTTGCTTGGATTTATTCTGGATTTCATCGAGATCACCTTCGTTGTCGTGCCTCTGGTAGCCCCTATTTTACTGAGTATGGGATTAGACCCTATTTGGCTTGGGATCATGATCGCAGTGAATTTACAGACCTCTTTTTTAACACCTCCTTTCGGTTTCGCCTTGTTTTATTTAAGAGGCGTGACAAAAGACTTGGTAACCAGTGGTCAAATCTATCGGGGAGTAATCCCCTTCGTGATTATACAGCTGCTGTTAATGCTGATTTTGAGTGTGTGGCCAGGGGTAGTTACTTGGCTACCTAGTGTCATATATCGATGA
- a CDS encoding TRAP transporter small permease subunit, translating into MNQLEKITELIGRGVSWCTLFIVLMTLAVVILRYAFNTGATALQESALYLHGAVFTLAAGYTLKHDGHVRVDIFYRNFSVRTRHWVDFLGTLFLLLPVCLFILYSSFDYVLASWRVGESSVEAGGLAYVYLQKSLLLLLVVSLLLQGTVELVRHGLALFKGGDSDLANGKDGKRGGEQ; encoded by the coding sequence ATGAATCAACTAGAGAAGATAACCGAGCTGATTGGCCGAGGGGTGAGCTGGTGTACCTTATTTATTGTATTGATGACACTCGCGGTAGTGATATTGCGCTATGCCTTCAATACAGGCGCTACGGCGTTGCAAGAGTCGGCCTTGTACCTGCATGGGGCCGTGTTTACCTTAGCCGCTGGCTATACATTGAAACATGATGGCCATGTCAGGGTTGATATCTTTTACCGTAATTTTAGCGTTCGCACCCGTCATTGGGTGGACTTTCTCGGGACGTTATTTCTGTTGCTGCCTGTATGTCTCTTCATCCTTTACTCAAGTTTCGATTATGTCTTAGCATCCTGGAGAGTCGGGGAAAGCTCAGTGGAAGCGGGTGGCTTAGCCTATGTGTATCTGCAGAAGAGTCTGTTGCTGTTATTGGTCGTTAGTTTATTACTTCAGGGGACTGTTGAGCTGGTTCGCCATGGTTTAGCGCTGTTTAAGGGGGGTGACAGTGATTTAGCTAATGGGAAAGACGGCAAGCGCGGGGGAGAGCAATAG
- a CDS encoding BolA family protein, which produces MSVEQLITEKLTQALSPSHLEVINESNNHHVPPNSETHFKVIITSAAFEGKRLLGRHRAVNEALADEFANGLHALSMHTFTPEEWLAESNVPDSPKCRG; this is translated from the coding sequence ATGTCAGTAGAGCAACTCATTACCGAAAAACTCACTCAGGCTTTATCGCCGAGTCACCTGGAAGTGATCAACGAGAGTAACAATCACCATGTTCCTCCAAATTCAGAGACGCATTTTAAGGTAATAATTACGAGCGCGGCCTTCGAGGGTAAACGCCTACTTGGCCGACACAGAGCTGTTAATGAAGCACTAGCCGATGAGTTCGCTAATGGCTTACATGCCTTATCTATGCACACGTTTACGCCCGAAGAGTGGCTTGCAGAGTCAAATGTCCCCGACTCTCCAAAGTGCAGAGGCTAA
- a CDS encoding alpha-ketoglutarate-dependent dioxygenase AlkB family protein, which translates to MKQQSFSNADKPAEINTEVDNKLPDAHRLAAPVTLIKGYLNLEQQNALLKEAQGYPFESPEIEVYGKRHRIPRSQAWFGDMGCDTKYSGLMVKALPWPKYADRLRLKLKRDFNLESNGVLVNRYVDGKESMGWHCDNEPEFSAGSDIASITLGATRDFIIRDKVTLNKHTFALQSGDLLLMHWPMQDRWDHALPKRMKVTESRINYTFRRVISGYFD; encoded by the coding sequence ATGAAACAACAGAGCTTTAGCAATGCAGATAAGCCTGCTGAAATAAATACTGAGGTAGATAATAAACTGCCTGATGCTCATAGGCTTGCAGCTCCTGTGACGCTAATCAAGGGCTATCTTAATCTTGAACAGCAAAATGCTTTACTCAAAGAGGCGCAGGGCTATCCGTTCGAATCACCGGAAATCGAGGTATATGGTAAACGGCATCGGATACCCAGATCTCAAGCCTGGTTCGGAGATATGGGCTGCGATACCAAGTATTCTGGCTTAATGGTTAAGGCGCTTCCCTGGCCTAAGTATGCGGACAGGTTAAGATTGAAACTCAAGCGTGACTTTAATCTAGAGTCCAACGGCGTCTTGGTTAACCGCTACGTCGATGGCAAGGAGTCCATGGGCTGGCATTGTGATAATGAACCGGAATTTTCAGCTGGTAGTGATATCGCTTCTATTACATTGGGTGCGACCCGAGACTTTATCATCAGAGATAAGGTCACTCTTAATAAGCACACCTTTGCACTGCAATCGGGTGATCTCTTGTTGATGCATTGGCCGATGCAAGACAGGTGGGATCATGCCTTACCCAAGCGCATGAAAGTCACTGAGTCTAGGATTAATTATACCTTCAGGCGAGTGATATCTGGTTATTTTGACTAA